In Malania oleifera isolate guangnan ecotype guangnan chromosome 8, ASM2987363v1, whole genome shotgun sequence, a single window of DNA contains:
- the LOC131161538 gene encoding serpin-ZX translates to MDLQRAIGNQNNVSLSLAKWISSKEAKDSNLVFSPASIYVVLSLVAAGSGGLTLYQLLSFLKSQSADELNTLSSQLVALVFADASPIGGPRLSFANAVWLDKSLSLKPSFKRVVDDVYKAALNHVDFQTKADEVIIEANSWVEKVTGGLITEVLPPGSVDSMARLILANALYFKGAWNEKFDASKTKDSDFHLLNGSSVRAPFMTSSKKQFIKTIDGFKVLGLPYKQGEDKRMFSMYFFLPDAKDGLPALVEKMGSEPGLLDSYIPRLKVEVSDFRIPRFKISFGFEASSVLKGLGLVSPFAGGGLTEMIDSPLSGNLCVSSIFHKSFIEVNEEGTEAAAASAAVVTLRSLQFAEKVDFVADHPFLFLIREDKTGVVLFCGHVLNPLEG, encoded by the exons ATGGATCTCCAGCGAGCCATCGGCAACCAAAACAACGTCTCTTTGTCTCTGGCGAAGTGGATCTCGTCGAAGGAAGCCAAGGACTCGAACCTCGTCTTCTCGCCCGCCTCCATCTACGTCGTCCTCAGCCTGGTTGCTGCCGGCTCCGGAGGTCTTACCCTGTACCAGCTCCTCTCCTTCCTCAAGTCCCAATCTGCCGACGAACTCAACACCTTGTCTTCTCAGCTCGTCGCCCTCGTCTTTGCCGACGCCAGTCCGATCGGTGGCCCTAGGTTGTCTTTCGCGAACGCCGTTTGGCTCGAcaagtctctctctctcaagcCTTCTTTCAAACGGGTTGTCGACGACGTCTACAAAGCTGCTTTGAATCATGTTGATTTTCAAACCAAG GCTGATGAAGTGATTATTGAAGCAAATTCATGGGTGGAAAAGGTAACTGGTGGCCTCATTACAGAGGTTCTTCCTCCTGGGTCAGTTGACAGTATGGCCAGGCTTATCTTGGCGAATGCACTCTACTTTAAAGGAGCCTGGAATGAGAAATTTGATGCATCAAAAACAAAAGACTCTGACTTCCACCTTCTTAATGGGAGTTCAGTTCGAGCTCCTTTTATGACAAGCAGCAAGAAGCAATTCatcaaaaccatcgatggatttaaaGTCCTAGGTCTTCCGTATAAACAAGGCGAGGATAAGCGCATGTTCTCCATGTACTTCTTTCTTCCAGATGCAAAAGATGGCCTGCCTGCTTTGGTTGAGAAAATGGGCTCCGAACCTGGGTTACTAGATAGCTACATTCCACGCCTAAAAGTAGAAGTGAGCGACTTCAGGATTCCAAGGTTCAAGATTTCTTTTGGGTTTGAAGCTTCTAGTGTGCTGAAGGGATTGGGCCTGGTGTCACCCTTTGCTGGAGGAGGTCTGACTGAGATGATCGATTCCCCTCTGAGCGGGAACCTCTGCGTTTCAAGCATTTTCCATAAATCCTTCATAGAGGTGAATGAAGAAGGGACAGAAGCTGCAGCTGCTTCTGCTGCTGTGGTAACACTCAGGTCTTTGCAATTTGCAGAAAAGGTAGACTTTGTTGCTGACCATCCTTTCTTGTTTCTGATAAGAGAAGATAAGACTGGAGTGGTGCTGTTTTGCGGCCATGTGCTCAATCCCCTTGAAGGTTGA